In Marixanthomonas ophiurae, one genomic interval encodes:
- a CDS encoding DNA topoisomerase IV subunit B, which translates to MADTKYTEDNIRSLDWKEHIRMRPGMYIGKLGDGSSPDDGIYILLKEVMDNCIDEFVMGAGKTIEVRIKDQEVKVRDYGRGIPLGKVVDVVSKMNTGGKYDTRAFKKSVGLNGVGTKAVNALSSFFKVESIRDGQHKSAEFSLGELKNDADIEESGKRKGTRIDFIPDEAIFKNFKYRNEYVEKMLKNYVYLNLGLTIDFNGEKFKSENGLKDLLEDKMSKEDMLYPIIHLKGEDIEIALTHSRTQYSEEYHSFVNGQNTTQGGTHQAAFRESIVKTVREYYGKNYESSDIRKSIVSAISIKVMEPVFESQTKTKLGSTDMGGKLPTVRTYINDFVKTYLDNYLHKNPEVADAIQKKIIQAERERKDLKGIRKLARDRAKKASLHNKKLRDCRVHLGDMKKERRLETTLFITEGDSASGSITKSRDVNTQAVFSLRGKPLNSYNMSKRIVYENEEFNLLQAALNIEDSMEDLRYNNIVIATDADVDGMHIRLLLITFFLQFFPELIKQGHLYILQTPLFRVRNKKETIYCYSPEEKRNALEKLKPKPETTRFKGLGEISPDEFQHFIGDNIRLDPVMLDKAMSIDELLKFYMGKNTPDRQEFIIENLKVELDEVEPAS; encoded by the coding sequence ATGGCAGACACAAAATACACTGAAGATAATATTAGGTCGTTAGACTGGAAGGAACATATCCGTATGCGTCCTGGTATGTATATTGGAAAATTAGGAGATGGTTCTTCTCCAGACGATGGTATTTACATCTTACTTAAAGAGGTGATGGATAACTGTATAGATGAGTTTGTGATGGGGGCTGGTAAAACTATCGAGGTACGTATAAAGGACCAAGAGGTAAAGGTACGTGATTATGGAAGGGGCATCCCGTTGGGCAAAGTGGTCGATGTGGTTTCAAAAATGAACACCGGTGGTAAGTACGATACCCGTGCTTTTAAGAAATCTGTTGGTCTAAATGGTGTTGGTACTAAAGCCGTAAATGCACTTTCTTCCTTTTTTAAGGTAGAATCCATACGTGATGGACAACACAAATCTGCAGAGTTTAGCTTAGGCGAACTTAAAAATGATGCAGATATTGAAGAGTCCGGAAAACGAAAAGGTACCCGAATTGACTTTATCCCTGATGAGGCCATCTTTAAAAACTTTAAATACCGAAACGAGTATGTAGAAAAAATGCTGAAAAACTACGTATATCTTAATTTAGGACTTACGATAGATTTTAACGGTGAAAAATTTAAATCTGAAAATGGGCTGAAAGATCTGCTTGAAGATAAAATGTCCAAAGAAGATATGTTGTATCCCATTATTCATTTAAAGGGAGAAGACATTGAGATTGCTTTAACCCACAGTAGAACTCAATACAGCGAAGAATACCACAGTTTTGTAAACGGACAAAACACCACACAAGGAGGGACTCATCAAGCCGCATTTAGGGAAAGTATTGTAAAAACCGTCCGTGAATATTACGGCAAAAATTACGAATCCAGCGATATACGAAAGTCGATTGTTTCGGCCATCAGCATCAAAGTGATGGAACCTGTTTTTGAAAGTCAGACTAAAACAAAATTGGGCTCGACTGATATGGGCGGAAAGTTACCCACGGTACGTACCTACATAAACGATTTTGTAAAAACATACCTAGATAATTATTTGCATAAGAACCCTGAAGTGGCAGATGCCATTCAGAAAAAAATAATTCAGGCCGAACGTGAGCGGAAAGATTTAAAAGGGATTAGAAAACTGGCACGTGACCGAGCCAAAAAAGCAAGTCTGCACAATAAAAAATTAAGGGATTGCCGGGTGCACTTAGGCGATATGAAAAAAGAACGTCGTTTAGAGACCACCTTGTTTATTACAGAGGGCGACTCAGCAAGTGGAAGTATTACCAAAAGTCGGGATGTAAACACTCAAGCTGTGTTTTCTTTGAGAGGAAAGCCGCTCAACAGCTACAATATGAGCAAAAGGATCGTATATGAAAACGAAGAGTTCAACTTGTTGCAAGCTGCTTTAAACATTGAAGATTCCATGGAAGACCTTCGCTACAACAACATTGTGATTGCGACCGATGCCGATGTAGATGGGATGCATATTCGGTTATTGTTGATTACGTTTTTCCTTCAGTTTTTCCCAGAATTAATCAAACAAGGTCATTTATATATTTTGCAAACGCCTTTGTTTAGGGTTCGTAATAAAAAAGAAACCATTTATTGTTATTCTCCAGAAGAAAAGAGAAACGCCCTTGAAAAATTGAAACCCAAACCTGAAACAACCCGATTTAAAGGATTGGGTGAAATTTCACCAGATGAATTTCAGCATTTTATTGGTGATAACATTCGGTTAGATCCTGTTATGCTAGACAAAGCGATGAGTATTGATGAATTGTTGAAGTTTTACATGGGTAAAAACACTCCAGACAGGCAAGAATTTATTATTGAAAATCTTAAAGTAGAGTTGGACGAAGTTGAACCAGCATCATAA
- a CDS encoding DnaJ C-terminal domain-containing protein encodes MEFIDYYKVLGLTKSATAAEIKKAYRKLARKYHPDINPNDKEAQQKFQRINEANAVLSDSEKRKKYDKYGKDWEHADAYEEAQRQQQASGGSGGGQQRTYTSRGGNFDNSQFSDFFESMFGGGGFSGGSQRTHTQFKGQDFNATLRLNLTDVLTSKKQTISLGEKKIRLTIPAGVEDGQSIKIKDYGGESPGGGPKGDLFITFEIINNTKFKRVGKNLYQTHEIDLYSALLGGKETIDTLTGKVKLTVKPETQTGTKVKLKEKGMPVYKKEGQFGDLFITYQVVLPKNLSKEEKELFTKLSKLR; translated from the coding sequence ATGGAATTTATTGACTACTACAAAGTTTTGGGACTTACCAAAAGTGCAACAGCTGCCGAAATAAAAAAGGCATACCGAAAATTAGCGCGTAAATACCATCCAGACATTAACCCAAACGACAAGGAAGCCCAGCAGAAGTTTCAACGTATAAATGAAGCCAATGCAGTTTTAAGCGATTCTGAAAAACGTAAAAAATACGACAAATACGGAAAAGACTGGGAACACGCTGATGCCTACGAAGAAGCCCAACGCCAACAACAAGCGTCCGGTGGTTCTGGCGGTGGTCAACAACGCACCTACACTTCGCGTGGTGGTAATTTTGATAACAGCCAGTTTTCAGACTTTTTTGAATCTATGTTTGGAGGAGGAGGATTTTCAGGTGGAAGTCAACGCACCCATACGCAGTTTAAAGGTCAGGATTTCAACGCTACGCTACGCTTGAACCTTACCGATGTATTGACTTCAAAAAAACAAACCATTAGCTTGGGCGAAAAGAAAATACGCTTGACCATACCAGCTGGAGTTGAAGATGGACAATCTATAAAAATAAAAGACTATGGTGGAGAAAGTCCTGGCGGTGGCCCAAAAGGTGATCTTTTTATCACTTTTGAAATTATAAATAATACAAAATTTAAACGTGTTGGCAAAAACCTCTACCAAACCCACGAAATTGATCTTTACTCGGCCTTATTAGGAGGTAAGGAAACAATCGACACATTAACCGGGAAAGTAAAGCTGACTGTAAAACCAGAAACACAGACTGGCACCAAGGTTAAATTAAAAGAAAAAGGAATGCCAGTGTATAAAAAAGAGGGACAATTTGGCGATCTTTTTATCACCTATCAAGTTGTCTTGCCCAAAAACCTTTCGAAAGAAGAAAAAGAACTGTTCACCAAACTTTCTAAATTACGTTAA